A DNA window from Arachis duranensis cultivar V14167 chromosome 3, aradu.V14167.gnm2.J7QH, whole genome shotgun sequence contains the following coding sequences:
- the LOC127745468 gene encoding uncharacterized protein LOC127745468, which yields MFEVCEMQDGTIYTVNLAQRHCDCGHFQVERLPCRHVFACCANQRLDWQVYVHDVYTISEICKLYRGEFVLMGDPSTWDRYEGAKVIANWTLRRATKRRPKSTRYLNEMDSRDMRGPRRCTTCGREGHSRSRCPQRAGPSSAGGH from the coding sequence ATGTTTGAGGTTTGCGAAATGCAAGATGGTACCATTTACACTGTTAACCTTGCGCAACGACACTGCGACTGTGGCCATTTCCAGGTCGAGCGACTTCCATGTCGTCACGTGTTTGCATGTTGCGCCAACCAACGTCTTGATTGGCAAGTGTACGTGCACGATGTGTACACGATTTCTGAAATTTGCAAGCTGTATAGAGGCGAGTTCGTTCTGATGGGTGACCCCTCCACGTGGGATAGATACGAAGGAGCGAAGGTGATCGCCAACTGGACATTGAGGCGCGCGACGAAAAGAAGACCGAAGTCAACCCGCTACTTGAATGAGATGGATTCGCGTGATATGCGTGGTCCTCGTCGGTGCACTACATGTGGACGCGAGGGACATAGCCGCAGTCGATGTCCTCAGCGCGCAGGTCCAAGCTCCGCTGGAGGTCATTAG
- the LOC110279080 gene encoding uncharacterized protein LOC110279080 yields MGTISQDHAKLDSDTIADAIRPLVKADPSIKVKPVIAEVQGKFNYIVSYRKVWLAKQKAVAKIFGDWEVSYQTLPVWLKAMTVNMPRSRVQIKTLPVYHESEEVQGVRVLHRVFWSFYPCIVAFKHCKLLVQVNGMHLYGKYKGALLVAVAQDGNQNIVPIAFAIVEGETADVWGFFLTNLRRYVVTIDGVGIISDRHTSIDAAIARSNGAWSPPRAWHMYYIRHIGSNFLRRFKAPYLHKLVAILGRSRSTTKTTKGLKSGVRHILNGAMRSVLRDGCWHSMVVIIGDI; encoded by the exons ATGGGCACGATTTCACAAGATCATGCCAAGTTGGACTCAGACACAATTGCAGATGCCATTAGGCCGTTGGTCAAAGCAGACCCCTCAATAAAGGTGAAGCCTGTTATTGCAGAAGTTCAAGGCAAGTTCAACTATATTGTGAGCTACCGCAAGgtttggttggcaaagcagaaAGCTGTCGCAAAAATTTTTGGTGATTGGGAAGTTTCTTACCAGACTCTGCCAGTATGGTTGAAAGCAATGACAGTGAATATGCCAAGGTCTCGTGTTCAAATTAAAACGCTCCCCGTTTACCATGAGAGTGAGGAGGTTCAAGGTGTAAGAGTTTTGCACCGCGTTTTTTGGAGCTTCTATCCGTGTATTGTAGCATTCAAACACTGCAAGCTACTGGTGCAGGTTAATGGCATGCACCTATACGGAAAATATAAAGGAGCACTTCTGGTAGCAGTTGCACAAGATGGGAATCAAAACATTGTGCCTATTGCATTTGCAATTGTCGAGGGCGAGACAGCAGACGTGTGGGGATTTTTCCTAACCAATTTGCGGAGATATGTTGTTACCATTGATGGTGTGGGTATTATTTCTGACCGCCATACCTCCATCGACGCTGCAATAGCTCGCAGTAACGGTGCATGGTCACCACCAAGGGCGTGGCACATGTATTACATCAGGCACATCGGGTCCAACTTCTTAAGGAGGTTCAAGGCTCCATATTTGCATAAACTTGTG GCTATTCTAGGACGGAGCAGGAGTACAACAAAAACTACCAAAGGCTTAAAGAGCGGGGTGAGGCATATACTCAATGGTGCGATGAGATCGGTGTTGAGAGATGGGTGTTGGCATTCGATGGTGGTCATCATTGGGGACATATGA